The Candidatus Gracilibacteria bacterium genome has a window encoding:
- a CDS encoding type IV secretion system DNA-binding domain-containing protein — MVFSVNIDLMNAKSPYITYEVTVDRANEKGAFVAREMLSTLHHSISHRAPWWQFWKRGNHASFRFQILAHNGQIRFYFSTQKEYSAFLISQLYAHYPDIEVTECSIPVESTLSVQRRSLVLHHHDLDTIKLYVNLKDRTEKDSIDPLSSLTSALVKIPKNEIGGFIIDFAPVHDHLWRTESKKALLTSKYIPNFMKLPLLSMWGYIGWIFLPFKMLSLFFGFLLPRAEEHKEHEGTEKNHHDKEASSKTDAFGFRTAVHIFKNIADPINDDLILKELGSSMNIFADPKGNHFVTKKQGNTEYGKIRISLGHTTQILNTTELAGIVHLPTLYVKTPGVNWVTTRKFEPPHNLPKEEYPNTPIGVANFRGDNQEFGIKPVDRARHVYIIGKTGMGKSTLLENMIYTDILNGRGVAVIDPHGDLAETILANIPKSRTNDIVLFDPADQEYPIAFNMLENSRPELRPIVAGGLVSIFKKMFAESWGPRLEYILRNTILTLLLVPDTTMISIPMMLTHEAYRKKIVSKIDDPILVQFWTQEFEKMSPAMQSEAINPILNKVGQFLSSPILRNILGQPKNPFSLRWIMDNGKIFIVNLSKGRIGEDASALLGAMMVTKFQIEAMTRADTPEAERRDFGLYVDEFQNFATDSFATILSEARKYKLSLTMANQYVDQMAETVQGAVFGNVGTLISFQVGYHDATTFAEVFGGEDVILPQDLTNLAKYDIYTKLLIDGMPSPVFSATTHAPLRERFDVPPQQSRDVLLKVSREKYTKKKDFVEKKIFDYARKISEEEKVYKKEQEAYKEKMREEKAKKRTDESKNV; from the coding sequence ATGGTGTTTTCTGTTAATATTGACCTCATGAATGCGAAAAGTCCATACATCACCTACGAAGTCACTGTTGACCGTGCGAATGAGAAGGGAGCTTTTGTTGCCAGAGAAATGCTCTCGACACTCCATCACAGTATCTCTCATCGTGCTCCATGGTGGCAATTCTGGAAAAGAGGAAATCATGCCTCTTTCCGATTCCAGATTCTTGCTCACAATGGACAAATACGGTTTTATTTTTCGACACAAAAAGAATATTCCGCCTTTCTCATATCCCAACTCTATGCACACTATCCTGATATAGAAGTTACTGAATGTAGTATTCCTGTCGAATCGACACTTTCTGTTCAACGTCGATCGCTCGTGCTGCATCATCACGATCTCGATACTATCAAGCTCTATGTGAACCTGAAAGACCGAACAGAGAAAGATTCTATCGATCCGCTTTCGAGTCTCACGAGCGCGCTTGTGAAAATTCCAAAGAACGAAATCGGTGGTTTTATTATTGATTTTGCACCCGTCCATGATCATCTCTGGCGCACAGAATCCAAGAAAGCACTCCTCACTTCGAAATACATTCCTAACTTCATGAAGCTTCCACTCCTCTCGATGTGGGGATATATTGGTTGGATTTTCTTGCCATTCAAGATGCTCTCACTCTTTTTCGGATTTCTTCTTCCACGCGCAGAAGAGCATAAGGAACACGAATGAACGGAAAAAAATCACCACGACAAAGAAGCTTCGTCAAAAACGGATGCTTTCGGTTTTCGTACCGCTGTGCATATCTTCAAAAACATTGCGGATCCTATTAATGATGATCTCATCCTCAAAGAACTCGGAAGCAGCATGAATATCTTCGCGGATCCGAAATGAAACCATTTCGTCACCAAAAAACAGGGCAACACCGAATATGGAAAAATCCGAATATCACTCGGACATACAACCCAGATTCTCAATACGACAGAACTTGCTGGCATTGTTCATCTTCCGACACTCTATGTGAAAACTCCTGGAGTGAATTGGGTAACAACGAGAAAGTTCGAACCACCGCACAATCTTCCGAAGGAAGAATATCCGAATACTCCAATCGGAGTTGCGAATTTTCGTGGTGATAATCAGGAATTTGGGATTAAGCCTGTTGATCGTGCACGTCATGTCTATATCATCGGAAAGACCGGAATGGGAAAATCGACCCTTCTCGAAAACATGATCTATACTGATATCCTGAACGGTCGTGGTGTAGCAGTGATTGATCCACACGGAGATCTCGCTGAGACGATTCTCGCGAATATTCCAAAATCTCGAACCAACGATATTGTCCTTTTTGATCCAGCGGATCAGGAATATCCGATTGCGTTCAACATGCTCGAGAATAGTCGTCCTGAACTTCGACCGATTGTTGCAGGAGGACTCGTCTCGATTTTCAAGAAGATGTTCGCCGAAAGCTGGTGACCACGTCTCGAATATATTCTCCGCAATACGATACTCACGCTTCTCCTCGTGCCTGATACGACGATGATATCTATTCCGATGATGCTCACACACGAAGCCTATCGGAAAAAAATAGTATCCAAAATCGATGATCCGATTCTTGTTCAGTTCTGGACCCAAGAATTCGAGAAAATGAGTCCTGCGATGCAAAGTGAAGCGATTAATCCAATTCTCAACAAGGTGGGACAATTTCTCTCATCTCCGATTCTCCGCAATATTCTGGGTCAACCGAAAAATCCATTCTCGCTTCGATGGATTATGGACAACGGAAAGATTTTTATCGTGAACCTGTCGAAGTGACGTATTGGTGAAGATGCGAGTGCCCTTCTCGGTGCTATGATGGTGACGAAGTTCCAGATTGAAGCCATGACTCGTGCGGATACTCCCGAAGCAGAACGTCGAGATTTCGGACTCTATGTCGATGAATTCCAGAACTTTGCGACGGATAGTTTCGCGACGATTCTCTCTGAAGCACGAAAGTATAAACTCTCCCTCACGATGGCGAACCAATATGTCGACCAAATGGCAGAGACGGTTCAGGGTGCGGTTTTCGGAAATGTGGGAACGCTCATCTCATTCCAAGTCGGCTACCACGATGCGACAACCTTCGCAGAAGTATTCGGTGGAGAAGATGTGATTCTTCCCCAAGATCTGACCAACCTCGCCAAATACGATATCTATACCAAGCTTCTCATCGATGGCATGCCATCTCCTGTTTTTTCTGCGACGACGCATGCACCTCTCAGAGAACGATTCGATGTCCCTCCACAACAGTCGCGAGATGTGCTCCTGAAGGTCAGCCGTGAGAAATACACCAAGAAAAAAGATTTCGTGGAGAAAAAGATCTTCGACTACGCTCGAAAGATTAGTGAGGAAGAAAAAGTGTACAAAAAAGAACAAGAAGCCTACAAAGAAAAAATGCGAGAAGAAAAAGCCAAAAAAAGAACAGATGAGAGCAAGAATGTGTAA
- a CDS encoding type IV secretory system conjugative DNA transfer family protein: MTWSEGIFITIITVFVVIILFLSTRRKIAFKRSLEMTFLRVVIARKDSDQDEKKETVKDFREQISIMEQLLASLKSLYSSTITGWLFGQEYISLEYIAHKQEIYFYIVVPRKAKLLVEKQILGFYPDAFIEETEEINIFEGRKVVRGEIMKLKKPQQFPIRTYQKLESDSMNAILSALGKLGENESGAVQILMRPVDDDWQEKIKKIIRKSEKKDKKHHFSWNPLEWLGNLIELFTHDPNEKHENPENSNTDEEPMDEEGLMKEKVKKTGYAVAIRIVTTGNDEGSVYAELQNIISAFSQFTSPAYNKFKAVKRKSLSLLVRHYIFRQFAWWSPTPVMNSEELATLFHFPSSKYNKQPEIRWQRFKLIKAPTNIPKEGLYIGDNDFRGEKKPIFIKNEDRFRHFYVIGQTGTGKSSILSTMARQDVRSGKGLAILDPHGDLAKELIGYIPRERADDIVYFDPGDLARPMGLNMLEASNDDEKQMVVADSTNIMIKLFGNEIFGPRIQDYFRNGCLTLMDYPQGGAITDLIRLFTDENFQRERRTTLKNAVVKAWWDYTYAKMGDREKGEIIPYFAAKFGQFITNTMMRNIVGQTKSAFDISEIMNNEKLLLVSLSKGVIGDLNSNLLGLILVSKIQIAAMRRQNMAKEARKDFFLYIDEFQNYVTDSIESILSEARKYRLGLVIAHQYLGQLEKSDALTKSSLNLKGAIFGNVGTVMSYKLGAEDAEFMAKQFAPAYSDQDFVNMDKFKAAMKLSVDSQPTPGFSIAPPNPFAEMPDMVTGNALRELSRLKYGREREFVEKEIIYRIGAV, from the coding sequence ATGACTTGGTCTGAAGGTATTTTCATCACAATCATAACAGTTTTTGTCGTGATTATCCTATTTCTCTCCACGAGAAGAAAAATCGCATTCAAACGCTCTTTGGAGATGACTTTTTTGCGTGTTGTTATCGCACGAAAGGACAGTGACCAAGACGAAAAAAAGGAAACCGTGAAGGACTTTCGCGAACAGATTTCTATCATGGAACAATTGCTTGCGAGTCTCAAGTCCCTCTACTCAAGCACAATTACAGGATGGCTTTTCGGACAAGAATATATTTCTCTCGAATATATCGCGCACAAACAAGAAATCTATTTCTATATCGTCGTTCCACGAAAAGCAAAACTCCTTGTCGAAAAGCAAATTCTCGGTTTTTATCCTGATGCTTTCATCGAAGAAACCGAAGAAATCAATATTTTCGAGGGACGAAAAGTGGTTCGCGGAGAAATCATGAAGCTCAAGAAGCCCCAACAATTCCCTATACGAACGTATCAGAAACTCGAGAGTGATTCTATGAATGCGATTCTCTCAGCGCTCGGGAAACTCGGAGAAAATGAATCATGAGCAGTTCAGATTCTGATGCGCCCAGTCGATGATGATTGGCAAGAAAAAATTAAGAAAATTATCCGAAAATCGGAAAAGAAAGACAAAAAACATCATTTTTCTTGGAATCCGCTCGAATGGCTCGGAAACCTCATAGAACTCTTCACCCACGATCCGAACGAGAAACACGAAAACCCAGAGAATTCGAATACCGATGAGGAACCGATGGACGAGGAAGGACTCATGAAAGAAAAAGTGAAGAAAACAGGATATGCGGTCGCTATTCGCATCGTAACAACTGGAAATGACGAAGGAAGTGTTTATGCGGAACTCCAGAATATTATTTCTGCATTTTCACAGTTCACTTCTCCAGCCTACAATAAGTTCAAAGCAGTAAAACGAAAATCACTCTCACTGCTCGTGAGGCATTATATTTTCCGACAGTTTGCTTGGTGGTCTCCAACTCCTGTGATGAATAGTGAAGAACTCGCGACACTTTTTCATTTTCCTTCGAGCAAATACAACAAGCAACCAGAGATTCGCTGGCAGCGATTCAAGCTCATCAAAGCACCAACCAATATCCCGAAAGAAGGACTCTATATCGGAGACAATGATTTCCGTGGCGAGAAAAAACCGATTTTTATCAAGAATGAAGACCGATTCCGACACTTCTACGTCATCGGTCAGACTGGTACTGGTAAATCATCGATTCTCTCGACGATGGCGCGACAGGATGTTCGTAGTGGCAAGTGACTCGCGATTCTCGATCCCCATGGAGACCTTGCCAAGGAACTTATCGGATATATTCCTCGTGAACGTGCTGATGATATTGTCTATTTTGATCCGGGAGACCTCGCACGTCCGATGGGACTCAATATGCTCGAAGCATCGAACGACGATGAGAAACAAATGGTCGTCGCCGATTCGACGAATATCATGATCAAGCTTTTCGGAAACGAGATTTTCGGACCACGTATTCAGGATTATTTCCGTAATGGATGTCTCACACTCATGGACTATCCCCAGGGTGGTGCTATCACGGATCTTATCCGTCTCTTCACGGATGAGAACTTCCAGCGCGAACGCCGTACGACTCTGAAAAATGCGGTTGTGAAGGCATGGTGGGATTATACCTATGCGAAAATGGGGGATCGCGAGAAGTGAGAAATCATTCCATATTTCGCGGCGAAATTCGGACAATTCATCACCAATACGATGATGCGCAATATTGTCGGACAAACAAAAAGTGCCTTCGATATCAGTGAAATCATGAACAATGAGAAACTCCTTCTCGTGTCATTGTCGAAGTGAGTCATCGGAGATCTCAATTCCAATCTGCTCGGTCTTATCCTCGTATCGAAGATTCAGATTGCTGCGATGCGTCGGCAGAATATGGCAAAAGAAGCACGCAAAGATTTCTTTCTCTATATCGATGAATTCCAGAACTATGTGACCGACTCTATCGAGTCCATCCTCTCAGAAGCTCGTAAATATCGCCTTGGCCTCGTGATCGCCCATCAATATCTCGGACAGCTCGAGAAATCTGATGCGCTGACAAAATCCAGTCTCAACCTCAAGTGAGCGATTTTCGGTAACGTCGGAACAGTGATGAGCTACAAGCTCGGTGCAGAAGATGCAGAGTTCATGGCAAAGCAATTTGCTCCAGCGTATTCGGATCAGGATTTCGTGAATATGGACAAGTTCAAGGCGGCAATGAAACTCTCAGTCGATAGTCAGCCGACTCCTGGTTTTTCGATTGCACCGCCGAATCCATTCGCAGAAATGCCGGATATGGTGACCGGAAACGCACTTCGTGAACTCTCTCGCCTCAAGTATGGGCGTGAACGTGAATTCGTCGAGAAAGAAATTATTTATCGTATTGGTGCTGTATAA
- a CDS encoding YidC/Oxa1 family membrane protein insertase: MNSRILLIFAYAFTLSLVVQYFFFPKDATKNTVANQGVILQVDKESVTIPNIPKVELVNHSTGSITMNTCSDISITIDSNPLSDIATAAPDFCQAVNVAPEQKKTLPFNELYKVFAKVSGKYIITAKTPFGDRMVYVNVSTPGMFRSALSSTFYEPIYNLFVALITFLPGHSLGGAIIIITLIIRLILLVPQHHMLMSQKKLQVIQPKIKELQKKYKDDQAKLGVEMLELYKKEGVNPMGSCLPLLIQMPILIGLYWVISGANDPSNFYHLYSFFSDFDPTSINSAFLGLNLQHVGGTIGLIFAITLGLIQWIQAKLSFAYNPPVKKESQEIVEKKEGEVPEMALDPALMQKMMLYMFPIMIGVTSYFFPLGVGLYWFIGTVFVIIQQWYVNVISKKKKSQ, translated from the coding sequence ATGAATTCTCGCATTCTCCTTATATTTGCCTACGCTTTCACTCTTTCACTGGTTGTACAATATTTTTTCTTTCCGAAAGATGCAACAAAAAATACTGTAGCAAACCAATGAGTGATACTCCAGGTAGATAAAGAATCTGTAACAATTCCAAATATTCCAAAAGTCGAACTCGTGAATCATTCCACTGGATCCATCACGATGAACACGTGTTCTGATATTTCTATCACGATTGATTCTAATCCTCTCAGTGATATTGCAACGGCAGCACCTGATTTTTGTCAGGCAGTCAATGTTGCTCCTGAACAGAAAAAAACACTCCCGTTCAATGAACTCTATAAGGTATTCGCGAAAGTTTCTGGAAAATATATCATCACTGCGAAGACTCCGTTCGGCGACCGAATGGTCTATGTGAATGTGAGTACTCCTGGGATGTTTCGTTCTGCCCTTTCGAGCACTTTCTACGAACCGATTTACAATCTTTTTGTAGCGCTTATCACATTTCTTCCTGGTCATTCTCTCGGATGAGCAATCATCATCATCACGCTCATCATCCGCCTGATTCTCCTCGTTCCACAGCACCACATGCTCATGAGTCAGAAAAAGCTGCAAGTAATTCAACCAAAAATCAAAGAACTCCAAAAAAAATACAAAGATGACCAAGCAAAACTGGGTGTCGAAATGCTCGAGCTCTACAAGAAGGAAGGAGTCAATCCTATGGGCTCATGTCTCCCTCTCCTTATCCAGATGCCGATCCTCATCGGACTCTATTGGGTTATTTCTGGAGCGAATGATCCGTCGAATTTTTATCACCTCTACAGTTTCTTTAGTGATTTCGATCCTACAAGTATCAACTCTGCATTTCTCGGACTCAACCTCCAACATGTCGGTGGAACTATTGGTCTCATATTTGCCATAACTCTCGGTCTTATCCAGTGGATCCAGGCAAAGCTTTCTTTCGCCTACAATCCTCCAGTGAAGAAAGAATCACAAGAAATCGTCGAAAAGAAAGAAGGAGAAGTTCCAGAAATGGCACTTGATCCAGCACTTATGCAAAAAATGATGCTCTATATGTTCCCTATTATGATTGGAGTGACTTCATACTTCTTCCCTCTTGGAGTTGGACTCTACTGGTTCATCTGAACAGTATTTGTTATCATCCAGCAATGGTATGTGAACGTGATTTCGAAAAAGAAGAAATCGCAATAA
- the rpsT gene encoding 30S ribosomal protein S20, which translates to MPNTKTAKKALKVSEKKRSRNRRYNELTKETVKALEALLASEKKDVKKITEALSAVYSRIDTLEKKNIIHGNTAARRKSTFAKLVKSVTTK; encoded by the coding sequence ATGCCGAACACAAAAACCGCAAAGAAAGCACTCAAGGTGAGTGAAAAAAAGCGTTCTCGTAACCGTCGCTACAACGAACTCACAAAAGAGACCGTTAAAGCGCTCGAAGCACTTCTCGCAAGTGAGAAAAAAGATGTAAAGAAGATTACAGAAGCGCTTTCTGCTGTCTATTCACGCATTGATACTCTGGAGAAAAAGAATATCATTCATGGAAACACTGCAGCTCGCCGTAAGTCTACATTTGCCAAGCTCGTAAAATCAGTAACGACTAAATAA
- the infC gene encoding translation initiation factor IF-3, which yields MNRPFPQKKNEKRINDAIMAREIIVITETGENLGKMSRDEALQKAEELELDLVEVGVQDGTVMAKVIDYGKFLFKQQKQQSQNKSQAKKTEVKTMKLTYKIGDHDLDIRRKQAESWAKEGHPMKIILQLRGRENQYEDLAMARINEFIASLEDVYKKDVAAKILKQGNNFNVMLYPKK from the coding sequence ATGAATCGTCCTTTTCCGCAGAAAAAAAACGAAAAACGCATTAATGATGCGATAATGGCACGTGAAATTATCGTGATAACAGAAACGGGTGAAAATCTCGGGAAAATGTCACGCGATGAAGCTTTGCAAAAAGCGGAAGAACTCGAACTTGACCTCGTAGAAGTATGAGTCCAGGATGGAACTGTTATGGCGAAAGTGATTGATTATGGAAAGTTTCTCTTCAAACAACAAAAACAACAATCACAGAACAAGAGCCAAGCAAAGAAGACGGAAGTAAAGACTATGAAACTCACCTACAAAATAGGTGATCATGATCTCGATATCCGAAGAAAGCAAGCAGAAAGTTGGGCAAAAGAAGGACATCCAATGAAAATCATTCTTCAACTCCGCGGACGCGAGAATCAATACGAAGACCTCGCTATGGCGAGAATCAACGAATTCATTGCTTCTCTCGAAGACGTCTACAAAAAAGATGTTGCAGCAAAAATCCTCAAACAAGGAAACAACTTCAACGTCATGCTCTATCCAAAGAAATAA
- a CDS encoding 50S ribosomal protein L35 yields the protein MKLKTLSSAKKRVKITGTGKYIVGKTAKRHLLKDKSPKAKGRDAYGHVLHETNELAARISLPYGK from the coding sequence ATGAAACTCAAAACTCTCTCAAGTGCAAAAAAGCGCGTAAAGATCACTGGAACTGGAAAATATATCGTTGGAAAGACTGCAAAGCGTCATCTTCTCAAGGATAAATCTCCTAAAGCAAAAGGACGTGACGCTTATGGACATGTACTTCATGAGACGAATGAACTCGCTGCTCGCATTTCTCTTCCATACGGGAAATAA
- the rplT gene encoding 50S ribosomal protein L20 — protein MTRVKRGVMTHKRHKNWIRLAKGYRRMNGNVYSRVRNAVMKAGQNSYIGRKAKKRNFRRLWNVRLNNAVRPLGMNYSTFIHAMYVKRVGLNRKVLSNLAISNPEVFAKVVEFVK, from the coding sequence ATGACTCGCGTAAAACGTGGTGTGATGACACACAAAAGACACAAGAACTGGATCAGACTCGCAAAAGGATACCGCCGTATGAACGGAAACGTGTACTCTCGCGTACGCAATGCTGTTATGAAGGCTGGACAGAATTCATATATCGGACGCAAAGCGAAGAAGCGAAATTTCCGCCGTCTCTGGAATGTTCGTCTCAACAATGCTGTTCGTCCACTCGGTATGAACTACTCTACATTCATCCACGCGATGTATGTAAAGCGTGTTGGACTTAACCGAAAGGTTCTCTCCAATCTTGCTATCAGCAATCCTGAAGTATTCGCAAAAGTCGTTGAATTCGTGAAATAA
- the rpmE gene encoding 50S ribosomal protein L31, whose protein sequence is MKTGIHPEWKQVKIICSCGHTFESGSTIKGDEIRVETCSKCHPFYTGKKTLLKTSSMDKFYARQKKTETLQK, encoded by the coding sequence ATGAAAACTGGTATTCATCCAGAGTGGAAACAGGTAAAAATTATCTGTTCATGCGGACATACATTCGAAAGCGGAAGCACCATCAAGGGTGACGAAATCCGTGTAGAAACATGTTCTAAATGTCATCCATTCTATACAGGAAAGAAGACACTTCTCAAGACAAGCTCAATGGACAAGTTCTATGCTCGTCAGAAGAAGACTGAGACTCTCCAGAAATAG